Part of the Nicotiana sylvestris chromosome 2, ASM39365v2, whole genome shotgun sequence genome, TTCCCTGTCTTTTAGCTGTTGGAGCCATCCTTTTACTATGAAAAATTGTTGCCTTCTTGAGGTAGATGTCAATGGCCAAGAATTATTTTTGGTGGACAAGGTAACCTAGAGAAACATACATTTTACTACAATATCCTGTTTCCTATTGACATTTTTGTCATTGCCAAGTTTTGTGTTTAGTATACTTTTGCCATTTCCTTTGAGAAAAAATGATTCTTAGGGACTAAAATGCAGCCTTGAAATATCTGGACTGACCATCTTATATTAATGCTTTTTAATCTTCTGCAGAATATTCTTGTATCTCTCTCAGGGAGATTAATAAAATTATTCAGTAAGTTGACAGGGAAAACAAGAAGGCTGAAATTAATTTTCGACAAATTTCCAGGAGGTGCTGAGTGTTTTGAACTCATTGCTAAGTTTTGCTATAATGGTGGTAGGATAAAGATTACTCCTTTTAACATGTTTCAACTGCATTGTGCTGCTAATTACCTGGAAATGAATCAAGAAATGCAGGGGAAACCAAATTTGATTGAGCAAACAAGTTCTTATTTTCAGAAGATTCATTACATGACATGGTCTGAGCTGATTATTAGCTTGGAAAAGTGCCAACAACTCCTTTCTTTCTTGCCATCTTCATCTATACTTCAAGATTTCTTGGATTGTGTTGTTGGAAGGCTTGAATTTCATAACATTTCCAGCCCATGTGCATCTTCTTCCGACAATTCGTCAATGCAGTTTTCAGGGGATATTAGTACAGAAAGCAAGCGAATTTACAGTTCTCAAGCAATCTGGTGGTTTGCAGATCTTGGATTTTTGAACCTTAATATGTTCAGGAGGATTATAGAGACAATGATGTCTAATAAATTGGATCATTCTGTGATTTCTTCCTTCCTGTTTTATTACAAAAGAGTGAAATGTCCCACTGCTTCATCAGCTCAGAAATGCAGAATCATTGAGACAGTAATCAAGTTCCTTTCTTCTCTTGATGGGAGTTTTATCTCTATTAGATGTCTATTTGACATTCTTCAGGCATCTTTTACCTTGAAAATGAGCAAATGTTCAATAGTGAAGTTAGAACATTTGATTGGTTCCCAGTTAGATAGAGCTAAACTTGATGATTTGCTTATTCCTTCTCCAGCAGGGGAAAAAACTGCTTATAATGTAAATTTAATTCTGAGGTTGCTTGACATATTCTTCTCCAATAGCCGCGAAAAATTATTGATGTATCAACTGAAGAAAGTTGCTGAGTTGATTGATCTATATATCATGGAAGTGGCACCTGATCCTTGTCTTAAACCTTGTAAGTTTTTGGCATTGGTAGCAGCACTACCTGATATTGCAAGAGAATCATATGAGAGAATTTATCTTGCCCTGGATATGTATCTCCAGGTAAGACATCTTTCAATAGTGTTTTCACTCTCAAACTGGATTGGTGTTCTCAAAAATCAATTCTAATTCGTTGTCTTTTTGTTGCATAAATCCTTAGTCCTGTCACACTAAACTTGGAATATTGTAGAAATGAACTAATGTTTCATTTGACGATGTAACTTATATACAATGACACTATAATTTAACCTATTATAGTAGGCTACTTACTATTTATTGTAGGTTACAAACAGGGCGAATGCAGCTCAGTGTCACCGGGTTCATCTGAACCCAGTACTTTCCGTGCATATCATAAGTTTATGTGTAAAAAATCACGAAAAAATGCaataaatagtagatatgaacctaTAACTTCACAAATATAATAGATTCGATGGTAAGAACTTTAAAATTGAAcctataaaatttaaattttggaaCGGCCTCTGGTTACAAtcaatattttatatatataattagcTACATGCTTGCTATCACATACCGTTTAATTAAGTGATATTTTTTTGTGTAAATATTTTTAACACTGTTGATGCATAGAACTTAATTAGCTCTTGAAACAGGTACATAAATATGGTTTATctgaagaagaaaagataaagATGTGTGGTGTCCTGAGCTATGAGAAGCTCTCAGAAGATATTCTCAAGGACCTTGCTCAAAATGAAAGCTTTCCAGCTCGTGCATTGATCACTGCAAAAGTCACTCAGCAGAACAGGCTCAGTTATTCGGCCACAAAACATATCTAAGTATTCAGTGATCATCATTAGAATCGATGTGGTCTTTGAAACGCAATTAGCAGTGGCAATGTATATACCAAATCTTGAAAGGTTTAGTGTAACAGGCTAGGAAAATCAAGTTTTGTTAGCATACAATTAATCTTTTGACTTGCAGCAAGGTGCATCACATTTTCATTTTATCTTCCAGGTGAAAAGAACAACATTATCAATCAAAGCTCCCTTAACAAATATATACATTACATACATACTTTAAAAAAAACTATATAAAGAGTTTGAGCTTAATATAATGTGGGCGCTCATATACTGATTGCTGATAATATGTAAATTTTCTCTGATTATAAGGACCTTTAAACTTGACGTTTTTACAAGATTTTAAACATGCTTGTTGTTTatctcgaaaatacgagtaacaattaaatttgattagtagttttaaagatatatgatttagttcaataccgattaataatcaagaaatatgaagtagaaatgaaagagacaagtgaatcaaaccaatgttattCAACAGCggtgacctcgagcttagtgactTCGAGATGCGCTTAGAACAATAAGAACAATTAAGTAAGAAAAGTGAAGTAAGAACAGTAGAGCTAAAGGATGATCTGATGAACAGTAAgcaaaaagtagagagtatattttttcttcaataattagatgatgttacaaaatgattggggtctcctttatataataggggaaccgcaaataaggtatatttctatttacagtaaggaatattcttgctACAGCTGTCTAATcgcctagtacggaatcgtacaatcctactccgggatttgcgccatgatcttggggacgtgactggaatctagctcattctgttacaaatccgcaacggtactatttcggggtcgagGATACTTGGCTTCGATATTCCTCGTACTCCTATCTACGGGCATCGCATTCTGTCTTAGAGCTCGAGTCTGGTCTGTCGGGCTTGAGCTCGACCTCGCCCTCGAGCCTATAAATAGGATGCCCTGATTTCTACTGtgtacagatagtccccgtgtttcttaGAGTGTAACGATAAGAAACAAATTGAGTCCTTGATTTTTACCTCGATTTAC contains:
- the LOC104229066 gene encoding BTB/POZ domain-containing protein At3g22104-like: MSRNLLNNYMVLKLDCWSHPFTMKNCCLLEVDVNGQELFLVDKNILVSLSGRLIKLFSKLTGKTRRLKLIFDKFPGGAECFELIAKFCYNGGRIKITPFNMFQLHCAANYLEMNQEMQGKPNLIEQTSSYFQKIHYMTWSELIISLEKCQQLLSFLPSSSILQDFLDCVVGRLEFHNISSPCASSSDNSSMQFSGDISTESKRIYSSQAIWWFADLGFLNLNMFRRIIETMMSNKLDHSVISSFLFYYKRVKCPTASSAQKCRIIETVIKFLSSLDGSFISIRCLFDILQASFTLKMSKCSIVKLEHLIGSQLDRAKLDDLLIPSPAGEKTAYNVNLILRLLDIFFSNSREKLLMYQLKKVAELIDLYIMEVAPDPCLKPCKFLALVAALPDIARESYERIYLALDMYLQVHKYGLSEEEKIKMCGVLSYEKLSEDILKDLAQNESFPARALITAKVTQQNRLSYSATKHI